In Tachysurus fulvidraco isolate hzauxx_2018 chromosome 1, HZAU_PFXX_2.0, whole genome shotgun sequence, a single window of DNA contains:
- the LOC125140715 gene encoding C-C motif chemokine 4 homolog: MISHSLLLVLLVLACLQSFTTANNGNEVDQCCFRFQIRPIPVRVITAYAVTDFRCTKPGVIFTLQDGRHVCADPKYKWVKHHMDKIDQRLFTSLNNTEGSA, from the exons AtgatctctcattctctcctgCTGGTTCTGCTGGTTCTCGCCTGCCTTCAGTCCTTCACAACAGCCAACA aTGGAAATGAAGTAGATCAGTGCTGTTTCAGATTTCAGATACGACCAATCCCTGTAAGAGTCATTACAGCTTATGCAGTAACAGATTTTCGGTGTACAAAACCTGGAGTCAT CTTTACTCTACAGGACGGTCGTCATGTGTGTGCAGATCCCAAATACAAGTGGGTGAAGCATCACATGGACAAAATTGATCAGCGTCTGTTTACCAGTCTGAACAACACTGAAGGGAGTGCTTAG